In a genomic window of Larus michahellis chromosome 3, bLarMic1.1, whole genome shotgun sequence:
- the CHGB gene encoding secretogranin-1 isoform X1 produces MGGGQPPSRAEPSPAEERSMGPLALLGLLGAAALAGVSTVPVEKDHIEEMVTRCIVEVLSNALSKPNAPPINPECKEILKKSGRNDRERSENNQLEARHLKDPAETDEHHTGTVEKEQSQAEEESKKYMKGSDEEKLAHQEGKSKEEEGGHHSPIQEERLHTEEKKHYQEVRGEEEKSYHSEEESKESRRHDEEVEHAVLNKKSHSGGMSTEEFPDGNDQRPMGHWHLEEGMQGPYKRIQEGEKGEAEEEKSEKYHHESEERDFSHQQEHEESDESEEREEEKQPYKPKGYHGKHRTGDSSEEKRGHGGEKEELAEESNTEEAHLWDKRNHHQKHHEESEQQREEKSDYRGRHGSAEVEEKRRTDQGREEYRERWQQSEESSEEENKRHRHSEESNEKWHEERRHHDGSHEARRHHSEGRTYLGDESEEELDRYLSGGSKDKQHGAGGRYRLWDDEDEGSQKAYIRERKGQARRHYSTEDSVEQQRYPGNSEEEEEEEVEKKHHSSDQMENEEENMEEGRYAEREEYRSRLPAENEKRTAASYSSFYPLLWWKSQHLEKRDSTGEQLLEGKEEGRPALNEKSLFPEYNDYDWWEKKQILSALNHGRTEKRNLGKMNRYDMKRQYNKMDELAQLLNYRKKSAEFPELYNSGEDMKKRHVIRNDRGSLRQRPLTEEEEKELENLAAMDLELQKIAEKFNDNRRG; encoded by the exons ATGGGAGG CGGCCAGCCGCCGAGCcgcgccgagcccagcccagccgaggAGCGGAGCATGGGGCCGCTGGCGCTGCTCGGCCTCCTGGGGGCCGCCGCCCTGGCAG gtgTCAGCACAGTTCCAGTGGAAAAAGACCATATTGAAGAAATG GTAACACGGTGCATAGTGGAGGTTCTGTCCAATGCTCTGTCTAAGCCAAATGCACCACCGATTAATCCCGAATgcaaagaaatactgaagaaga GTGGTAGAAATGACAGAGAGAGAAGTGAAAACAACCAACTTGAAGCGAGGCATTTGAAAGACCCAGCAGAGACTGACGAACATCATACTGGGACTGTGGAGAAAGAGCAAAGTCAGGCAGAAGAGGAATCTAAAAAGTACATGAAAGGAAGTGATGAGGAGAAACTTGCTCACCAGGAAggtaaaagcaaggaagaagaggGGGGACACCACTCGCCTATTCAAGAAGAGAGACttcatacagaagaaaagaaacactatCAGGAAGttagaggagaggaggagaagagctaCCACagtgaagaagaaagcaaagaaagcaggcGTCATGACGAGGAGGTAGAGCATGCTGTTCTCAACAAGAAGTCCCACTCCGGAGGCATGAGCACAGAGGAGTTCCCTGATGGGAATGATCAGCGCCCCATGGGCCACTGGCATTTGGAAGAGGGAATGCAGGGCCCTTACAAAAGAATTCAGGAAGGTGaaaagggagaggcagaggaagaaaaaagtgaaaaataccacCATGAGTCTGAGGAACGTGATTTCTCCCATCAGCAAGAGCATGAAGAATCTGATGAGagtgaagaaagagaggaagaaaagcaaccCTACAAACCCAAAGGTTACCATGGGAAGCATAGAACGGGTGACTCCTCTGAAGAGAAGAGGGGCCATGGTGGTGAGAAGGAGGAACTAGCTGAGGAATCAAACACAGAGGAGGCCCATCTCTGGGACAAACGGAACCACCATCAGAAACATCATGAAGAGTCTGAGCAGCAGCGTGAGGAGAAGAGTGATTATCGTGGGAGGCATGGGTCTGCAGAAGTGGAGGAGAAGAGACGTACAGACCAAGGACGTGAGGAGTACAGAGAAAGGTGGCAGCAGAGTGAAGAGAgcagtgaagaagaaaacaagaggcaTCGCCACAGTgaagaaagtaatgaaaaatggCATGAGGAGAGGAGACACCATGATGGATCACATGAGGCAAGGAGGCACCATTCTGAAGGAAGGACGTACCTTGGAGATGAAAGTGAGGAAGAGCTGGACAGGTATCTCAGTGGTGGCAGCAAGGACAAGCAGCATGGTGCTGGAGGGAGATACCGCTTGTGGGATGATGAAGATGAAGGCTCACAGAAAGCGTACATTCGAGAGCGCAAAGGGCAGGCCAGAAGACACTACAGCACTGAGGACAGTGTAGAGCAGCAGCGCTATCCTGGCaacagtgaggaggaggaggaggaggaagtagaAAAGAAACATCACAGCAGTGATCAGatggaaaatgaagaggagaATATGGAGGAGGGAAGATATGCAGAGAGGGAAGAGTACAGAAGCCGTCTCCCTGCAGAGAACGAGAAGAGAACCGCGGCATCCTACAGCTCCTTCTACCCGCTGCTGTGGTGGAAAAGCCAGCACTTAGAGAAGCGGGACAGCACAGGGGAGCAGCTTCTGGAGggcaaagaggaaggcaggcCCGCCCTGAACGAGAAGAGTCTTTTCCCTGAATATAATGACTACGACTGGTGGGAGAAAAAGCAAATCCTAAGTGCCCTGAACCACGGACGCACCGAGAAGAGGAATCTTGGCAAAATGAACAGATACGATATGAAAAGGCAATACAACAAGATGGATGAGCTTGCACAACTTCTGAATTACCGGAAGAAATCAGCTGAATTCCCAGAGTTGTACAATTCTGGAGAAGACATGAAAAAACGTCACGTAATCAGGAACGACAGAGGCAGTCTGCGCCAGAGGCCTCTGACAGAAGAGGag GAAAAAGAACTGGAGAACCTGGCCGCCATGGATTTGGAGCTGCAGAAAATAGCTGAGAAGTTTAATGACAACAGGAGAGGCTGA
- the CHGB gene encoding secretogranin-1 isoform X2, whose product MVTRCIVEVLSNALSKPNAPPINPECKEILKKSGRNDRERSENNQLEARHLKDPAETDEHHTGTVEKEQSQAEEESKKYMKGSDEEKLAHQEGKSKEEEGGHHSPIQEERLHTEEKKHYQEVRGEEEKSYHSEEESKESRRHDEEVEHAVLNKKSHSGGMSTEEFPDGNDQRPMGHWHLEEGMQGPYKRIQEGEKGEAEEEKSEKYHHESEERDFSHQQEHEESDESEEREEEKQPYKPKGYHGKHRTGDSSEEKRGHGGEKEELAEESNTEEAHLWDKRNHHQKHHEESEQQREEKSDYRGRHGSAEVEEKRRTDQGREEYRERWQQSEESSEEENKRHRHSEESNEKWHEERRHHDGSHEARRHHSEGRTYLGDESEEELDRYLSGGSKDKQHGAGGRYRLWDDEDEGSQKAYIRERKGQARRHYSTEDSVEQQRYPGNSEEEEEEEVEKKHHSSDQMENEEENMEEGRYAEREEYRSRLPAENEKRTAASYSSFYPLLWWKSQHLEKRDSTGEQLLEGKEEGRPALNEKSLFPEYNDYDWWEKKQILSALNHGRTEKRNLGKMNRYDMKRQYNKMDELAQLLNYRKKSAEFPELYNSGEDMKKRHVIRNDRGSLRQRPLTEEEEKELENLAAMDLELQKIAEKFNDNRRG is encoded by the exons ATG GTAACACGGTGCATAGTGGAGGTTCTGTCCAATGCTCTGTCTAAGCCAAATGCACCACCGATTAATCCCGAATgcaaagaaatactgaagaaga GTGGTAGAAATGACAGAGAGAGAAGTGAAAACAACCAACTTGAAGCGAGGCATTTGAAAGACCCAGCAGAGACTGACGAACATCATACTGGGACTGTGGAGAAAGAGCAAAGTCAGGCAGAAGAGGAATCTAAAAAGTACATGAAAGGAAGTGATGAGGAGAAACTTGCTCACCAGGAAggtaaaagcaaggaagaagaggGGGGACACCACTCGCCTATTCAAGAAGAGAGACttcatacagaagaaaagaaacactatCAGGAAGttagaggagaggaggagaagagctaCCACagtgaagaagaaagcaaagaaagcaggcGTCATGACGAGGAGGTAGAGCATGCTGTTCTCAACAAGAAGTCCCACTCCGGAGGCATGAGCACAGAGGAGTTCCCTGATGGGAATGATCAGCGCCCCATGGGCCACTGGCATTTGGAAGAGGGAATGCAGGGCCCTTACAAAAGAATTCAGGAAGGTGaaaagggagaggcagaggaagaaaaaagtgaaaaataccacCATGAGTCTGAGGAACGTGATTTCTCCCATCAGCAAGAGCATGAAGAATCTGATGAGagtgaagaaagagaggaagaaaagcaaccCTACAAACCCAAAGGTTACCATGGGAAGCATAGAACGGGTGACTCCTCTGAAGAGAAGAGGGGCCATGGTGGTGAGAAGGAGGAACTAGCTGAGGAATCAAACACAGAGGAGGCCCATCTCTGGGACAAACGGAACCACCATCAGAAACATCATGAAGAGTCTGAGCAGCAGCGTGAGGAGAAGAGTGATTATCGTGGGAGGCATGGGTCTGCAGAAGTGGAGGAGAAGAGACGTACAGACCAAGGACGTGAGGAGTACAGAGAAAGGTGGCAGCAGAGTGAAGAGAgcagtgaagaagaaaacaagaggcaTCGCCACAGTgaagaaagtaatgaaaaatggCATGAGGAGAGGAGACACCATGATGGATCACATGAGGCAAGGAGGCACCATTCTGAAGGAAGGACGTACCTTGGAGATGAAAGTGAGGAAGAGCTGGACAGGTATCTCAGTGGTGGCAGCAAGGACAAGCAGCATGGTGCTGGAGGGAGATACCGCTTGTGGGATGATGAAGATGAAGGCTCACAGAAAGCGTACATTCGAGAGCGCAAAGGGCAGGCCAGAAGACACTACAGCACTGAGGACAGTGTAGAGCAGCAGCGCTATCCTGGCaacagtgaggaggaggaggaggaggaagtagaAAAGAAACATCACAGCAGTGATCAGatggaaaatgaagaggagaATATGGAGGAGGGAAGATATGCAGAGAGGGAAGAGTACAGAAGCCGTCTCCCTGCAGAGAACGAGAAGAGAACCGCGGCATCCTACAGCTCCTTCTACCCGCTGCTGTGGTGGAAAAGCCAGCACTTAGAGAAGCGGGACAGCACAGGGGAGCAGCTTCTGGAGggcaaagaggaaggcaggcCCGCCCTGAACGAGAAGAGTCTTTTCCCTGAATATAATGACTACGACTGGTGGGAGAAAAAGCAAATCCTAAGTGCCCTGAACCACGGACGCACCGAGAAGAGGAATCTTGGCAAAATGAACAGATACGATATGAAAAGGCAATACAACAAGATGGATGAGCTTGCACAACTTCTGAATTACCGGAAGAAATCAGCTGAATTCCCAGAGTTGTACAATTCTGGAGAAGACATGAAAAAACGTCACGTAATCAGGAACGACAGAGGCAGTCTGCGCCAGAGGCCTCTGACAGAAGAGGag GAAAAAGAACTGGAGAACCTGGCCGCCATGGATTTGGAGCTGCAGAAAATAGCTGAGAAGTTTAATGACAACAGGAGAGGCTGA